From Lawsonia intracellularis PHE/MN1-00, the proteins below share one genomic window:
- a CDS encoding cytochrome b/b6 domain-containing protein, whose protein sequence is MSIAKFFSNQTALLWKFMSYFQPPVVRILHIVITLLIVINLILGYGFLCSTKNPDTYIICSSLLWVHISIGILLTLLTLLFIPACLFHRGIRHFYPYLWGDTKQLIKDLKVSLSFKLIPPTSGGLAAVVQGLGLGALLLTELAGIIWFIGWQTDGLYAHFFKEVHKVSATLLALYLLGHGTMATIHFIVWQRRVARKKMRQKKSD, encoded by the coding sequence ATGTCTATAGCCAAATTCTTTTCTAATCAGACTGCTTTACTTTGGAAGTTCATGAGTTATTTCCAACCACCAGTTGTAAGAATACTTCATATTGTTATTACATTACTTATAGTTATTAACCTTATTCTTGGATATGGCTTTTTATGTTCTACAAAAAATCCAGATACATATATAATATGTAGTAGTCTCCTCTGGGTCCATATTTCTATTGGTATCCTTCTTACACTATTAACATTACTCTTCATACCTGCATGTCTTTTCCATAGAGGTATAAGGCACTTTTATCCTTATCTATGGGGTGATACTAAACAACTTATAAAAGATTTAAAAGTAAGCTTATCTTTTAAACTTATACCCCCAACAAGTGGTGGTTTAGCTGCTGTTGTTCAAGGACTTGGATTAGGAGCTTTACTTCTTACAGAATTAGCAGGAATAATTTGGTTTATTGGATGGCAAACAGATGGACTTTATGCACACTTTTTTAAAGAAGTACATAAAGTCAGTGCTACCCTTTTAGCCCTCTACCTTTTAGGACATGGAACTATGGCTACTATTCACTTTATTGTATGGCAACGAAGAGTAGCCCGAAAAAAAATGAGACAAAAAAAGTCTGACTAA
- the ruvA gene encoding Holliday junction branch migration protein RuvA: protein MIAYLEGYIAEFGETSCVVATSSGIGYEVFLTTPTRSTLPNKGEQVRFYICHIVREDIQELFGFETWDERQTFIVLTSISKVGARTALNMLSTFRPNDLRQCVIEEDIFALTRVSGIGKKTAQHIFLELKYKLQIDGNSTTSSSPSIGQSLFYDILTGLQGLGYTKEESSVVIKSVLQHEPDLDVGSALRRCLKQLVKG from the coding sequence ATGATTGCATATCTTGAAGGATATATTGCAGAGTTTGGAGAAACAAGCTGTGTTGTTGCTACCTCTAGTGGTATTGGGTATGAAGTTTTTTTAACTACACCTACACGTTCAACATTACCTAATAAAGGAGAACAAGTACGTTTTTATATTTGTCATATTGTACGGGAAGATATACAAGAACTGTTTGGCTTTGAAACATGGGATGAGCGACAAACGTTTATTGTTTTAACATCTATATCTAAAGTCGGTGCACGTACAGCACTTAACATGCTTTCAACTTTTCGACCAAATGATCTAAGACAATGTGTTATAGAAGAAGATATTTTTGCTCTTACTCGTGTATCTGGAATTGGAAAGAAGACAGCACAACATATTTTTCTTGAACTTAAATATAAACTTCAAATTGATGGAAATAGTACTACATCTTCTTCCCCTTCTATTGGTCAAAGTCTTTTTTATGATATATTAACAGGTCTTCAAGGACTAGGATATACTAAAGAAGAAAGTTCTGTAGTTATAAAGTCCGTTTTGCAACATGAACCAGATTTAGATGTTGGTAGTGCTCTTAGAAGATGTCTGAAACAGCTGGTAAAGGGGTAA